TGAGGGAACAGGAAAAAGCTCCTGGTGGATGCTGAACCCAGAGGGGGGAAAGAACGGAAAGTCACCTCGACGCAGAGCTGCCTCCATGGACAACAACAGTAAGCTGGCCAAGAGCAGAGGAAGGGCCACAAAGAAAAAGGTACAGCCCCAGATCTATTAACACTATACCCACATGCTTAATATCAATCTGAATATCATTTGGacatagttttttttctcacaattCTGCTGAATCTCAGTTAAAGGAATTGTTTGACGTTCTAGAAaattgttttttgcatttttgccaAGCATtaggtgagaagattgataccactcacTGTCCATTAAAATGAAGGTACAGCCATCGGTCAGTTAGCTTAGattagcataaatactggaaacagggggaaacagctagcatgctTTGTATAAAGGTGAGCAAAAactaaagtgtaaaaacaacaatatgtaCAGGAGGTTATGTGCACGAATCTTGGCTGGATGCGGTGACttcactggttgcctggcaacctcataCCTAACCTTTACAAAGGCTAAACTAATCTAACTGGTTGCTGGTGGTCGGTTCAGACATGAGAGTAGCATCAATGTTCTCATCTAAgtctcggcaagaaagcaaactgAACTATTCCTGCAGTTTTAATAttaatttgtaatttttatGGCTGCCTATGTgaccttttattgtttttctgtcgTTAGATGGCTCTACAGGAAGGAGTcgagggaggagagggcagcCCTGGTTCCCAGTACTCAAACTGGCTGGGAAGCCCAAACTCCCACAGCAACGAAGACTTTGAAGCCTGGAGTTCCTTCAGGACACGGGCCAGCTCAGACGCCAGCACCCTGAGCGGTCGCCATTCCCCTTTCCCTTCTGAACAGGATGACCTGGGGGACTCTGATAGCCATATGATGTATCCCGGAGCGGCGGGGACCAAGATAACCTCCACCCTGCCCAGCCTGTCCGAAGTGGCTGGATCCATGGGCCAGCATGGCTCAGAGAACGTCATGGAGAGTCTGCTGGATAACCTGAACCTGCTGTCTCCCAAACCCCCCCAGCTGGGGTCTGACTCCTCACATTCTCCAAATGCTGCCATGCTTCAGAGTGGCCCCTACAGCTCCACAGGCTTGACCCCGCACCCGCAGCAGGACTACCGTAAGTGCATGTACAGCCAGGTGAGGATGAACTCCCTGTCCCCTGCTCCCATGCAGACGCTCCCAGAGACCAAGCCGGGGTTTGGGCCTTATGAAAACCAGTATATCTGCCCCGCTGGCCtcctcaaagagctgctgacCTCAGATGCACATGCCAGTAGGGACATGAGGCCCTCTAGGGATACACAGGTGTCTCAGGTTGGGAGGGGAGGTTGCCTAATGCCCACTTACAGCAGCCAGAGCCACATGGGGGGTCATAATGAAGTAAAAATGATGAATCCTCACCCAGTTCCTCATGTAAATCCACATGTTATACATAGACAGGGTCCTTCAACCTCACGAGACTTGAATAGCTGTAACATGATACCCCTGACTAGTCTGACTAGTCTTTCAGGGGCCCCTCCTCGAATGACCAGCCTGAGGACATGCATGCAGCTGCCTCATGGACACCCAGCACACACTAATGATGGTTCAGCAAGCTACGGCAGCAACGGCTACAGGGAACTTAACTTGGCTCATCCACACAGTCATCATCAGGAGCGGCTGCCCAGTGACCTGGACAACATGTCCATTGAGAGGTTTGAATGTGACATGGAGACCGTCCTCCATGACACACTCATGGATGGCGGGGCGCTGGACTTTAACTTTGACCCCGCAGCTACGTCTCATGGATTTCCCCAGAGGGTGAAGACCACCACACATAGCTGGGTGTCAGGCTAGGATGCAGGGTGGATAACAGACAGGTGAGACTAACAATTATTCAGACAGTAAGTGCATATATTAAAGctataacaaataaaatatcatcAGAATATTTAATTCctgaacattttctgttatCCCTCACAGGTTTTTCTCAGCATCACCTTCATTCAGAGACTGGAGAGTGTAAATCCAAAGAGGCCAGCACCATCACTCTCTACAGAGCATCTGACACACGGTcattttcaaaaattgttgcAGCTCCATGTGTAACAGTGCATGTTATTACTTGACATTTAAGAGAGTAAACAGAAGAAGTTTATCATTAACATGCCGAGACTGAAATAAGACACGAGAGCCATAACTGTTGTCATTCATATCACCACTGAACACGcttaaaaagcattttaaggtagctctgcagagagaaaatgaatgagaaacaaGCCTGCTTAACAATCTTTGTTTACAATACCCTGTCAAAAACTggaaatatgtatatatttgtttattttttctgattcatggcatataaaaatatacagtaaactACATAAGAACACAGTATTAGAGTGCCTGGCCGATTTCTCTAAATGCATGATTTGTGGCCAGTCTGCTACATTGGGCCAACACTCCTCAATCACCGCTTGTTTTAAGACTGAACTGTGCAGCAGTTGATAGGCCCAGCTGAGAATACCTGTGGGACTAATTCTAACTCTGTTACACACATGCCCTGTAGACGAAGAAGTTTTAAAATCAGTCCAGAGAGAGGAGCCAGATTGAAGTACTTTGGGtccaacacagcagcagcaatactTCCACCGTGTAGTGGTGTTTGGACCAGTGCTTAAAATGACGTATATGATTTGAAAATGGCACCTAAACCTTTAAAAGAAGACTTGATATTACATTCTCGTGGACCTAAAACCTGCTGAATCTGACATTCTATGTGGTATGATCAGTGACAAGAACAAGCCAGTTTTTTATGGTTAAATTTGAGAAGATCTTGTAGCATCCAGCCCTTAAAGGCAAATGATTACAAGTGTTAATCTGGTGAGATAATTaggctaaatgtgtgtgtgtcgctatgcagatgatacagcGGTTTATCTAGCAGAACCTGCTGATTCACCTGCATTGTGGCACATATCCTGCAAATATTCTGATTCGACACGGCTTAAATGTTTATAGGCAGATGTGGTGGTACACTGATTTCAAGTTTAGCACTCGAGCCAAATCATCAGCCTTATCTGTTCACCATTAGTTGTCATTAGAGACTGTGAGACAAGCTGCATCTCTGACTGGCAtgatttcatcatttatttacagtgtgaaggtatttatttatgtttttattttaatcttaaCTGTCGGATTTTTGCGTTGTATGCTTGTAAAAAATATGTGTGCCCATGCTGTGCGTATATAGGCCCTTACTATGTTTAAGTTGAATATTATTTAGCTGtattataattaattaattaaactaaTATCAAATAAGGAAATTACACATACATTTGAGATGTTGCcctgtgaaaacatttcactgaaaaagctAATTCAAAACAGCATATGTTTGATCAACTGAAGAAAACATGGTCATCAAGTTGAAATCAAAGCTGCTTTTATCATTTTCTGATAAAGGGACATTTTGGAGAATTTGGAGACTGTCACCTGACTTCAGCTGCGTGATACAGAGGCTGATGCTGGAATCCTAAACTGAAAAGGGTGATGGTCTTCAAAATTTAATGGGCACAGCACAGGATTTGCTTGCTTTTTACTGTTATTCCCCAGCAGCTACAGCTTTTATGCACCAAAGAGTTGTCTCATTGTCTCCTCTACcagacacatttcactgtgcCTACATGGTCTCACGGACTTAAAATGTTGTACATATGCTTTTCTTTAGTAGAGCATTTTTGTATATGAAGGGTTTACATGACTagtattatacagtatgtatgatTGTGTTAGAAATGGTTGTTTACATATCACAGTGCAAACTatatcaaaaaatatataacaacTCATACCTCAAAATATTTTACCTCTGAAGTCTTGAAGCGATTTTTCCTGCCATTGTCCTCAGTGAGCAATGTATTgaatttgtctttcttttttgacataGTTTTGtacatatgttttgtatttgatCGATGCTTTTCGGACCTGTTCAGAGTGATCTATtgtctgcctttgtgtctctgttttcttgtgGTTGAGGACTATAGCCATTAGTTTCTAGTAAATATTTTGTGACAGCACAGTAAATAATTTGAACCATGAATTCATGTGAAATTATACATTTTGAAagactgttttcatctgttcagACAGAACTCAAGGAAAGGAATTCAGTAAAAagaatgtatttatgtatgttaTGTAATTAGAGTTCTACTTCTGTAATTATAGTAACCtactaaaaaataaatgtgtaatgGGAGCATTTTATAACGGGTCAAATAGCTACCTGACACACATTTTGTTATCCGTAAGAAAGAGCTTGAGCCTGTAATATATCAGTAGAAGAAAAGAGAATATAATGCATTTTTATATGTAATCTTTGACATTACAGAAAcgatgtacacacacattttcaggaAAACGGCATCAGTCCTATTTTGTTGTCATATCCACATCCAGGTATTTTTGAAAGAATGTAGTTTTTGTTGTAATTCATTCAATGCATAAATCACCATGTGAACTTGCaattaaaggaagaaaaactaatgttatttgtgtgtctttatcgaagcagtgtttttttttatgattcacaatttattggttTTTCACACAACatttatacatgtatatatgttgTAAATGGCGACAATACAGCAATGTTGAGAATTGGATATAAAAAgtaagcaaatactgtacagtgtttgtgctctagtatataacaaaaaaaagcaacaataagacaaaagcaacccaacaagaaacaagacaaaacagcacaaggacaatcagagagaaaaaaaaaaaaataataataataataataaaaataaaaataaataaaaatacaaataaataaaaaaataataataacaagaaataaaaagataaaaattaaaaaaagataaaagaaaataaaataaaaaaatacaaaataaaaagaaggggggggggcaaaaaatACCAACAGCTCACATGATTACGTGCTCAGCGACAGTAGGTATCGTTCCCATTTCAGATTGAAGTATTCCACTCTATCTATTAGTCTATATGATAGGCCCTCCAAAGCAGCTAATTGGGCTAAGTGAGTATGCCAGAGGCTGACAGGGGGGGATGAAGATGCCTTCCATTCTGAAATAATAAGCTTGCACCCCAGCATCAGTGCTGCCTGAACCCACTCTGCTACATGGGGTGGGAGGTCATCGAGTTGGGACGGGTCCCCCAGAATGTACAGACTCTGGGAGAAGGGGATGTCACGTCCTATAATCTTTGTTACATTACTGTGAATTTCAAACCAgaagttttgtattttttgacagCTCCAAAGCATGTGAGTTAAGGTACCTTCCCCGTTCTGGCATCTCCAGCAGTCTGGGTCTTGCTTTAACTTGACTCTGTATAACCTGGAGGGGGTCCAATAGACTCTGTTCAGAAGCTTGAATTGGATAAGCCTGGTTCTGAGTTCTCTGGacatctttttcatgttttgtaagATCCTGCTCCATTCCCTATCTGTAAAAGTAACCATCAGATCTCCCTCCCAAATCGATTTAAGGCCAGACACACCTTTGTCTGAGTGTTTTAAAATCATAGAGTAGAACACTGAAGCTTCATGACCTCTACCGaaaattttcattatttgtgtAAGAAAAGTTGCGGTGGGGGGAGGTGTTGAGAGAGACCCGaatgtgtgaagcagcaggtgtCTGAGTTGTAAATACTTCCAAAACTGATTCTGGGGCAgatgaaattgtgttttaatatcaGAAAAAGACTTGAGAGTATCCCCATTATACAGATCTCCAAGGACCAGGACTCCATTGTTGGCCCATGACTTCCAGAGAAAGGGGGATTTCCCTATGCAGAGTTTAGGGTTATTCCATAAGGAGGCTGCTATGTGGAGGTTTGCATTAAAATCGAATAGGAAGGCCAATCTTTTCCACACCCactgcaaatgtgaaataacagGGTGAGTCCGTGCCTCTAAAGAAAGCTTAATGGTGGTGAACTGTATAGGAGGAAGTGGGTTACACAGACCACACTCTAGACCAAACCATGGAGGTGCTCTCTCAGGAGGAAGCGTCCAGTGCATCAGGTGCCTAAGGCTGAATGCATAATGAGTCGAAGCAGTGTTTTAAGATTATATAGCGGCAACCAATAGTGTTATAGTCTTCCAAAgtggacccaaatgcagaacACAGATGCAGGAGACAAGATGAGGTTTAAGAAGGTTTAATGGAGATATAGGCAGGCAGATGTGAAGCAATCCTGACACACATGGAGAGTAACAGGttaaaatataacagaaaaatacaaaatcactAGGAGTAACAACTATGTTTGGCCTGAAGATAGCTACCTCTGTGGTTACAGCTATTATCCAGGGACGAGTGGGCTGATGTGCTGGAAGGCTGATGAACTGATGAATGGCAGGTGTGCAgaccacaccacacacacacactcacacagtcttgtacacacacaaacacacggtcGTGTTTGCATCATTTATGTGGACATTACATGCacttaaattcattttctggagacttaccctgaccataaccataaccactacttaaTAATATTAACAATTACTTTATTGTATAGCAGTTTtcatacaaaaggaaatgtagcacaaagtgctttacaatcaaagattaaaaaaaaataaagaagaaccCACCCATCCCACCCACACACaaccaccccaccccaccccacccccacgCACCCAccctgcccacacacacccacacccacacacaagagcacacaaactcacactctACTTAATGAAATAAGTACTGAGGAAACGCCATCTTGAAgtaaaaagaaatgacatgaaatgaggaaacaggacataaatttgaaatgtgaaaacaataaaaaccaataaaactgaacaaattaattatatatataaaatagaataaaatacataaaatatgataaagtACCTAAAATggactaaataaaaaaattgttAAAGGCCAGACTAAAAAGATGGGTCTTAAGTTTAAAACTATTAATATTACATGTCGCCCTCAGATCTTCAGGCAGCCTATTCCATAAACGGGGGGCATAGTAATGAAAAGATGCCTCCCTGTATGTTTTAGTTATAACTTTGGGTACAGTTAAAAGGCCACTCCCAGAAGACctgcctaatcctaaccctcACCCTAACTTTACCTATCTGTGGGCtaaaatttaatcatttatattACAGGGACGTGCATTATGTCCCCATACGCAgggcgagtccccacaatgtgaccgtgtaaacagatttatgtcacATGTCAATTTCTAGAACAGTTCAGGAGGTGTATTTCAGGCcatacatttaatacattttcaaagAGAATTAAAACAGGAACTTTTTCAGGAAGGCACCTGACACTATTTGACTACCTCTTAGAACAGAACCCCTCAGTTCTTTATGTTTATGTCTATAAGATACAATTTGCTTTGTCAGATACGCATCTGTTGTCCTCAGCTCTGACTGTGCTTATGGTCAGTGCTTATTAATCTCAGAGCCGCACCAGTTGTAAGCTACAGCATGTACACTTTGACTATGATAGCTGTGCCGCCACCTTTGCTTTACATGTTAATTTATATTGCTTTTATCAACTCTTGCTTCAGTCTGAGAATTTTAGACCTACCAGGAAAACATTTTACGTGTCCTTTATTCCTTCcctttcactttctctccctagttatctatttttttcttcttactttCTTTAGActgtaatttttaaaaacatcttgaCCTAG
Above is a genomic segment from Chelmon rostratus isolate fCheRos1 chromosome 14, fCheRos1.pri, whole genome shotgun sequence containing:
- the LOC121617745 gene encoding forkhead box protein O1-A-like gives rise to the protein MAEVPAPQVEIDPEFEPLSRPRSCTWPLPRPELNDPASSNTSSPAPSVQQEPGGNAEFISNLGLLEEDYEEYAEQKPPVPCNDFQCREGNCVHLHHRRHHHHLQQQQQQQLPGPQLPPQQQVPPPGVAPLSSSGQRKSSSSRRNAWGNMSYADLITKAIDSSPEKRLTLSQIYDWMVKSVPYFNDKGDSNSSAGWKNSIRHNLSLHSRFVRIQNEGTGKSSWWMLNPEGGKNGKSPRRRAASMDNNSKLAKSRGRATKKKMALQEGVEGGEGSPGSQYSNWLGSPNSHSNEDFEAWSSFRTRASSDASTLSGRHSPFPSEQDDLGDSDSHMMYPGAAGTKITSTLPSLSEVAGSMGQHGSENVMESLLDNLNLLSPKPPQLGSDSSHSPNAAMLQSGPYSSTGLTPHPQQDYRKCMYSQVRMNSLSPAPMQTLPETKPGFGPYENQYICPAGLLKELLTSDAHASRDMRPSRDTQVSQVGRGGCLMPTYSSQSHMGGHNEVKMMNPHPVPHVNPHVIHRQGPSTSRDLNSCNMIPLTSLTSLSGAPPRMTSLRTCMQLPHGHPAHTNDGSASYGSNGYRELNLAHPHSHHQERLPSDLDNMSIERFECDMETVLHDTLMDGGALDFNFDPAATSHGFPQRVKTTTHSWVSG